The Carcharodon carcharias isolate sCarCar2 chromosome 15, sCarCar2.pri, whole genome shotgun sequence genome includes a window with the following:
- the LOC121288476 gene encoding early nodulin-75-like yields the protein MQHDNSWNANVCHDGMVPKITLIYAMSCCKIPAASPRPSPLTEPPHRAPSPTPSPSPLTEPPHRAPSLRPSALTEPPHRAPSPNPLTEPPHRAPSPSPLTEPPHPSPLTDPLTDPLTNPLTEPLTETEPPHRPPHRPPHRAPHRDRAPSPSPLTEPPHRPPHRAPSPSPLTEPPHRDRAPSPSPLTEPPHRTPSPSPLTEPPHRAPSPEPPHRPPHRPPHQPPHRAPHRDRAPSPTPSPTPSPTPSPTPSPSPLTEPPHRPPHQPPHRPPHRAPSPSPLTDPLTETPHRPPHQPPHRAPSPSPTPSPSPLTETEPPHRAPSPTPSPRPPPHRDRAPSPSPLTEPDPLTEPPHRAPSPTPSPRPSPLTETEPPHRAPSPSPLTEPDPLTEPPHRAPSPSSLTEPDPLTEPDPLTEPPHRAPSPSPLTEPDPLTEPSHRARPPHRAPSPSPTPSPSPLTEPPHRAPSPTPLTEPPHRARPPHRPPSPSPTPSPSPLTDPPHRAWWKRPRISLRAEKGEGHRDFASRR from the exons ATGCAACACGACAACAGTTGGAACGCCAATGTATGTCATGATGGCATGGTGCCCAAAATTACCTTGATCTATGCCATGTCTTG CTGTAAAATTCCAGCTGCTTCACCGAGACCGAGCCCCCTCACCGAGCCCCCTCACCGAGCCCCCTCACCGACCCCCTCACCGAGCCCCCTCACCGAGCCCCCTCACCGAGCCCCCTCACTGAGACCGAGCGCCCTCACCGAGCCCCCTCACCGAGCCCCCTCACCGAACCCCCTCACCGAGCCCCCTCACCGAGCCCCCTCACCGAGCCCCCTCACCGAGCCCCCTCACCCGAGCCCCCTCACCGACCCCCTCACCgaccccctcaccaaccccctcaccgaGCCCCTCACCGAGACCGAGCCCCCTCACCGACCCCCTCACCGACCCCCTCACCGAGCCCCTCACCGAGACCGAGCCCCCTCACCGAGCCCCCTCACCGAGCCCCCTCACCGACCCCCTCACCGAGCCCCCTCACCGAGCCCCCTCACCGAGCCCCCTCACCGAGACCGAGCCCCCTCACCGAGCCCCCTCACCGAGCCCCCTCACCGAACCCCCTCACCGAGCCCCCTCACCGAGCCCCCTCACCGAGCCCCCTCACCCGAGCCCCCTCACCGACCCCCTCACCgaccccctcaccaaccccctcaccgaGCCCCTCACCGAGACCGAGCCCCCTCACCGACCCCCTCACCgaccccctcaccaaccccctcaccgaCCCCCTCACCGAGCCCCCTCACCGAGCCCCCTCACCgaccccctcaccaaccccctcaccgaCCCCCTCACCGAGCCCCCTCACCGAGCCCCCTCACCGACCCCCTCACCGAGACCCCTCACCgaccccctcaccaaccccctcaccgaGCCCCCTCACCGAGCCCGACCCCCTCACCGAGCCCCCTCACCGAGACCGAGCCCCCTCACCGAGCCCCCTCACCGACCCCCTCACCGAGACCGCCCCCTCACCGAGACCGAGCCCCCTCACCGAGCCCCCTCACCGAGCCCGACCCCCTCACCGAGCCCCCTCACCGAGCCCCCTCACCGACCCCCTCACCGAGACCGAGCCCCCTCACCGAGACCGAGCCCCCTCACCGAGCCCCCTCACCGAGCCCCCTCACCGAGCCCGACCCCCTCACCGAGCCCCCTCACCGAGCCCCCTCACCGAGCTCCCTCACCGAGCCCGACCCCCTCACCGAGCCCGACCCCCTCACCGAGCCCCCTCACCGAGCCCCCTCACCGAGCCCCCTCACCGAGCCCGACCCCCTCACCGAGCCCTCTCACCGAGCCCGACCCCCTCACCGAGCCCCGTCACCGAGCCCGACCCCCTCACCGAGCCCCCTCACCGAGCCCCCTCACCGAGCCCCCTCACCGACCCCCCTCACCGAGCCCCCTCACCGAGCCCGACCCCCTCACCGACCCCCCTCACCGAGCCCGACCCCCTCACCGAGCCCCCTCACCGACCCCCCTCACCGAGCCTGGTG GAAGAGGCCGAGAATCAGTTTAAGAGCTGAGAAGGGCGAGGGACACCGAGATTTCGCAAGCCGGCGCTAA
- the LOC121288477 gene encoding keratin-associated protein 4-12-like, producing MDNICMGNLCMDNLCMDNLCMDNICMDNLCMDNLCMDNLCMDNICMDNFCTDNICMDNLCMDNFCMDNFCMDNICMDNLCMDNLCMDNLCMDNLCMDNICMDNICMDNICMDNICMDNICMDNLCMDNLCMDNICMDNICMDNLCMDNICMDNICMDNSCASVCAAGWKIFPMFSCLLDTVPVGHKRLARMQQLAGDSASPISTPAVE from the coding sequence ATGGACAACATCTGCATGGGCAACCTCTGCATGGACAACCTCTGCATGGACAACCTCTGCATGGACAACATCTGCATGGACAACCTCTGCATGGACAACCTCTGCATGGACAACCTCTGCATGGACAACATCTGCATGGACAACTTCTGTACGGACAACATCTGCATGGACAACCTCTGCATGGACAACTTCTGTATGGACAACTTCTGTATGGACAACATCTGCATGGACAACCTCTGCATGGACAATCTCTGCATGGACAACCTCTGCATGGACAACCTCTGCATGGACAACATCTGCATGGACAACATCTGTATGGACAACATCTGTATGGACAACATCTGCATGGACAACATCTGCATGGACAACCTCTGTATGGACAACCTCTGCATGGACAACATCTGCATGGACAACATCTGCATGGACAACCTCTGCATGGACAACATCTGCATGGACAACATCTGTATGGACAACTCCTGTGCCTCTGTTTGTGCAGCTGGCTGGAAGATTTTCCCAATGTTCAGTTGCCTATTGGACACGGTACCTGTGGGTCACAAGAGATTGGCAAGGATGCAGCAACTTGCAGGAGACTCTGCTTCCCCCATTTCCACCCCAGCAGTTGAATGA